The sequence CCGGAACACGGCCCGGGACGCGGCCAGCGCGTCGTCCAAGGAATGGTAGCCGACCATCAGCGAGGCCTGGACCGGAGGCAGGGGCAGCAGTTTAAGCGTCAGTTTGGTGAAAAAGGCCAGGGTCCCGGCGGAGCCCACCAGTAACCGAGTCAGGTCCAGGCCGACCACGTTCTTGTGCGTCCGAGCCCCGGTGTGGATCAGTTCCCCGCCGGGCAGCACGGCCTCGATACCCAGGACGTAGTCACGGGTCACGCCGTACTTCACGGCCCGCATCCCACCGGCGCAGGTGGCCGCGTTACCACCCAGAGTGGAAAAGCGCACGCTGGCCGGGTCCGGAGGATAATACAGCCCCCGCGCCTGAACCTGGGACTGAAAAGCCCCGGTGACCACCCCCGGCTCGACCTCGGCCGTAAAATCGTCTTCTTGGATATCCACCCGGTCCATGGCCAGACAGGATACCACCACCCCTCCGCCCTGGGGCACGCACCCGGCCACCACGTTGGTCCCCCTGGCTCGGGGAAACAGCGGAACCTCCTCCCGGTGCGCCCAAGTCAATAGCTCCCGGACCTGCTCCACCGAACGTGGACGCACCACGGCCCACGGCAAAGCGAACCGCCGACTGGCGTCCGTCCCGTACACGCAGGTCGCCTCCGGCTGCTCTAAGTAGTCGTCGCCGGGAAACTGGCCGCGGAGAAAGGCGCGTTGAGTGGTTGTCAGGGGCATGAGGGGATAAAAATCACATCTCCCGGGCCAGATCCCGATCCATGGCCCGACGTTTGAGGTCCTCGCGCTGATCGTGGTATTTCTTGCCTCGGGCCAGGCCTATTTCGACCTTGGCCCGACCGGCTTTCCAGTACATTTTTAGCGGCACCACGGTCAGGCCCTTCTGGGCGGTCTTGGCGCTCCAGGCCTCGATCTGGTGGCGGTGCAGGAGCAGTTTGCGTGGGCGTTCCGGTTCGTGTCCGGTATGCACGGCGTGGGCGTACGGGGCGATATGCACGCCCACCAGCACCGCATCGCCGCTCGTGAACCGAACGTATCCGTCCTTGAAGCTAACCTTGCCGTCGCGCAGGGATTTCACCTCCGAGCCCATCAGCGCCAGGCCGGCCTCCAGGGTTTCCAGGATTTCGTATTCGTGGCGGGCTTTCTTGTTCTGGCCAATCAGCCGGGTCCCGTCGCTTTTCGGTTTCATCAGTACCCCTCGTCCAGCAGGGAAGAATAGAACATCAGTTCACTGGGATGGCGACGGAAAATGCTGTCCTTGACCAGCTTGTTGTTGCGTCCCACGGTTTTGCTGGCCAGGACGTCCTTAAGCAGGGCCTTGCACTCCTCCATGGTCGCCTGGCGAATAATATGCTTGATCACCGGCACGGCCTGGGGATTCATGCTCAGGCAGTCCACATGCATGCCCATGAGCACCGGGATACAGTAGGGGTCCGCGGCCATTTCCCCGCAGATGCTCACCTCGATCCCGGCCCGATGCCCGGCGTCCACCACGTACTTGATCATCCGGACCAGGGCCGGGTGCAGCGGTTGATACAGATAGGAAACGAAGGAGTTGGTCCGGTCGATGCCCAGGCTGTACTGGATCAGGTCGTTGGTTCCGATGCTGAAAAAGTCCACCTCCGTGGCCAGGATGTCCGCCGTAATCATGGCCGAGGGCAGCTCGATCATGATCCCCACGGGCATTTCAGGATTGTACTTCAACCCTTCCTTCTTCAACTCCATCCGCACGCTGTTGAACACGGACTTAACTTGGCGCAACTCGCCCAACCCCGACACCATGGGAAACATCAACGAGATATTCTCGTGGACGCTGGCCCGCAATATGGCCCGCAGCTGGACCCGAAACAGGTCCATATGGTGCAGGCAGAACCGCACCGCCCGCAGCCCCAGGGCCGGATTGGCCTCGTCCAGGCCGCCAAAGTGGTTCATGAACTTGTCCGCGCCCACATCCAGGGTGCGCAACACCACCTTGCCGGGAAACATGATCGAGGCCAGGTCCTGGTATTCCTCCAGCAACTGCTCCTCGTCCGGCAGCTTGAGCCGGTTCAGATAAGAATACTCGGTGCGGTACAGCCCGACCCCCTCGCCGCCGTTGCCCAGCACCGAGGATACCTCTTCCAGCAGCTCTATGTTCGCGAAAACCTTGACCCGGTAGCCATCGATGGTTTCCGCTGGCAGATGGCTGGAACGGTTGATTCCGGCCTGGTACTCCTCGAACTGGTATTTCAGGTCCGTGAAGCTGGCCAGCTCCTCCTCGTCCGGCTCGACGATGATCCGCCCTTGCAGGCCGTCGATGATAATCAACTGCCCGTCCTGGATGGATTCTTCGAGATCGGCCGCGCCGACGATGGCCGGAATCTGCATGGCCCGGGCCAGGATTCCGGTGTGCGAAGTCTTGCCGCCGGTAACCGTGGCGAAAGCCATGATCTTGCCCACCTCCAGCTCCACCGTGTCCGCCGGACTGAGGTCGTGGGCCAGAAGAATGATCCGGGTATTGATGGACCGCAGGCTGTTTCCAGACTCGCCCAGCAGATACTGCTGGACCCGGCCCGCCACTAGGCGGACGTCCTGGATCCTTTCACGGATGTAGGCGTCCTCAATGCTGCGAAAAACCGTTTCAATGTCCGCCACGGCCTTTTCCAGGGCCCACTCCGCGTTCAATTGCATGTTCCGGATGCAGGTCTTGGCCGACTCCAGGAGCTTGGGGTCCTTTAGCATCATGATGTGCGAGTCGATGATCCGCGCATGCTCCAGCAATTCTGCGGGCACGCGGCCCTGAATGTCCTCGAGTTCGGCCAAGGCCTGCGAAAAGGCCTGATCCATGCGCAACAATTCATCCTCGACGTCCCTGTCCGGGATATTCTGTCGCGGGATGTTACGGGCCCTGCCTCGATTCAAAAAATAGGCTCGCCCCAGGGCGACGCCGGTGGAAACGGGAATCCCTTGGATGACGTGAACTGCCACTAGCGTTCCTCTTCAAAACGGTTCAAAAACAACTGTTCGAGCCGCTCCAGGGCGGCCTGGGCATCCTCTCCCTGGGCCTTAAGCTCCACGGCGCACCCTGGGCCCAAAGCCAGAGTCAGCAGGTCGAGAATGCTCTTGGCGTCCACCTCCTGCTCCTGGGAGAGCAAGGTGATCCGCGCCGAATATTTTTGGGCCTCCCGGGCCAGACGAGCCGCTGGACGAGCATGCAGTCCCAGCTCATTGGCCACGAAGACCTTCCGACTCACCACATCAAGTGTTTCCATACCAACGTCAACCTGATTTGGAGGTTTCGCGGGCAGCGTCTCCAGACTTTCAGCACCAACGCTCCCGTCTCCCATCTTCACCTTCCGACTCCCGTATCCTGAATTCTGAATCCAGATCTCTGACTCCTGAACCTGACTTCACAGCCCTCTGCTTAAAGCGGTCCACAGCCCAACCCAGACTGTAAGAAAGGCCAACACGAACCAGGCACGGGACACGCGCAAACGGAAATAACCGAAAGCACAGCACAGCACCGCGGCAGTCCAGAAAATCCACGCCCATTCCGGGCCGCCCTCGACGCGCAACTCGGGCCAAAGCCGCCACCAGAGCAGAAGCAACAGTCCAGCATTGACCAGCTTGATCCGCTGCCCCCAGTTGATCAGGTTCCAGCGTTTCAGTCGGCTCAGAAACGCGATGCCTTCCCGAAATCCACCTACAAAGGTCACCAGTTTGAACACCTGCACACCCAGAAA is a genomic window of Desulfonatronum sp. SC1 containing:
- a CDS encoding FAD-binding oxidoreductase; this translates as MPLTTTQRAFLRGQFPGDDYLEQPEATCVYGTDASRRFALPWAVVRPRSVEQVRELLTWAHREEVPLFPRARGTNVVAGCVPQGGGVVVSCLAMDRVDIQEDDFTAEVEPGVVTGAFQSQVQARGLYYPPDPASVRFSTLGGNAATCAGGMRAVKYGVTRDYVLGIEAVLPGGELIHTGARTHKNVVGLDLTRLLVGSAGTLAFFTKLTLKLLPLPPVQASLMVGYHSLDDALAASRAVFRAGILPVAMELMPEEVLDCVARIGDSPWNDRTKAVLLLKCDGRPEGLREELALIRSALEGCGSVFVEEGRDPAAEERLWELRRMINPASFRLGPDKISEDVSLPRGKVAEGILGIREIGRVHDLSILTFGHLGDGNIHVNIMHDASEENQREHALRAREAVLELVLHLGGVLSGEHGLGLTKRGWLHRQVGPVECGLFSLIKRAFDPKGIMNPGKAY
- the smpB gene encoding SsrA-binding protein SmpB, giving the protein MKPKSDGTRLIGQNKKARHEYEILETLEAGLALMGSEVKSLRDGKVSFKDGYVRFTSGDAVLVGVHIAPYAHAVHTGHEPERPRKLLLHRHQIEAWSAKTAQKGLTVVPLKMYWKAGRAKVEIGLARGKKYHDQREDLKRRAMDRDLAREM
- the ptsP gene encoding phosphoenolpyruvate--protein phosphotransferase, which codes for MAVHVIQGIPVSTGVALGRAYFLNRGRARNIPRQNIPDRDVEDELLRMDQAFSQALAELEDIQGRVPAELLEHARIIDSHIMMLKDPKLLESAKTCIRNMQLNAEWALEKAVADIETVFRSIEDAYIRERIQDVRLVAGRVQQYLLGESGNSLRSINTRIILLAHDLSPADTVELEVGKIMAFATVTGGKTSHTGILARAMQIPAIVGAADLEESIQDGQLIIIDGLQGRIIVEPDEEELASFTDLKYQFEEYQAGINRSSHLPAETIDGYRVKVFANIELLEEVSSVLGNGGEGVGLYRTEYSYLNRLKLPDEEQLLEEYQDLASIMFPGKVVLRTLDVGADKFMNHFGGLDEANPALGLRAVRFCLHHMDLFRVQLRAILRASVHENISLMFPMVSGLGELRQVKSVFNSVRMELKKEGLKYNPEMPVGIMIELPSAMITADILATEVDFFSIGTNDLIQYSLGIDRTNSFVSYLYQPLHPALVRMIKYVVDAGHRAGIEVSICGEMAADPYCIPVLMGMHVDCLSMNPQAVPVIKHIIRQATMEECKALLKDVLASKTVGRNNKLVKDSIFRRHPSELMFYSSLLDEGY
- a CDS encoding HPr family phosphocarrier protein codes for the protein METLDVVSRKVFVANELGLHARPAARLAREAQKYSARITLLSQEQEVDAKSILDLLTLALGPGCAVELKAQGEDAQAALERLEQLFLNRFEEER